Proteins found in one Amycolatopsis umgeniensis genomic segment:
- a CDS encoding DUF445 domain-containing protein: MGAFLDGILADFAEHWPIYVSIPIVAALIGYTTKLVAIRMMFQPVEFVGIKPFLGWQGIVPKRAARMASIACDTMTEQLIKPAEVVARLDPQRIAREIEKPLQAAVEDIVRDVAGHYQPGLWESLPVGMQRLVIQRVQAETPKMVAAVLELIKSDVDSVFDLKGMVVTALVKDKRLLNRIFQEAGDKEFKFIARSGIFFGGLIGVIQMIAWVLFKFPLIMPLFGLFTGWFTDWLALRMIFYPIEERRYFGVRWQGLFLKRRGEVAEAYGALIAKEIITPHNVIEAVLHGPLSDRVLGLIQRQLDEQLGRRVGVGKPLVVFAVGSRRYQDMKLNIAEKIMDKLPETMRYIEDYANDAMDIRNVLVTKMKELSPREFEGLLRPAFQQDEWILIATGAVLGFAVGEAQVLLLEHFAA, translated from the coding sequence ATGGGTGCGTTCCTCGACGGGATCCTCGCCGACTTCGCCGAGCATTGGCCGATCTACGTCTCGATCCCGATCGTCGCCGCGCTGATCGGCTACACCACCAAACTCGTCGCGATCCGGATGATGTTCCAGCCGGTCGAATTCGTCGGGATCAAACCGTTCCTCGGCTGGCAGGGCATCGTGCCCAAACGCGCCGCGCGGATGGCGAGCATCGCCTGCGACACGATGACCGAGCAGCTGATCAAACCGGCGGAGGTCGTCGCCAGGCTCGATCCGCAGAGAATCGCGCGGGAGATCGAAAAACCGCTGCAGGCGGCGGTCGAGGACATCGTGCGCGACGTCGCAGGCCACTACCAGCCGGGGCTGTGGGAATCGCTGCCGGTGGGGATGCAGCGGCTGGTGATCCAGCGCGTCCAGGCCGAGACGCCGAAGATGGTCGCCGCCGTGCTCGAGCTGATCAAGTCCGATGTGGACAGTGTGTTCGACCTCAAGGGCATGGTGGTCACCGCACTGGTCAAGGACAAACGGCTGCTGAACCGGATCTTCCAGGAGGCGGGCGACAAGGAGTTCAAGTTCATCGCCCGCTCCGGCATCTTCTTCGGCGGGCTGATCGGCGTGATCCAGATGATCGCGTGGGTGCTGTTCAAGTTCCCGCTGATCATGCCGCTGTTCGGCCTGTTCACCGGCTGGTTCACCGACTGGCTGGCGTTGCGGATGATCTTCTACCCGATCGAAGAGCGCCGGTATTTCGGCGTGCGCTGGCAAGGCCTGTTCCTGAAGCGGCGCGGCGAGGTCGCGGAGGCGTACGGGGCGTTGATCGCGAAGGAGATCATCACCCCGCACAACGTGATCGAGGCGGTGCTGCACGGCCCGCTGTCGGACCGGGTGCTCGGGCTGATCCAGCGCCAGCTCGACGAACAGCTCGGGCGCCGTGTCGGGGTCGGGAAACCGCTGGTGGTGTTCGCCGTCGGCAGCAGGCGGTATCAGGACATGAAACTGAACATCGCCGAGAAGATCATGGACAAGCTGCCGGAGACCATGCGCTACATCGAGGACTACGCGAACGACGCGATGGACATCCGGAACGTGCTGGTGACCAAGATGAAGGAGCTGTCGCCGCGCGAGTTCGAGGGACTGCTGCGGCCGGCGTTCCAGCAGGACGAATGGATCCTGATCGCGACGGGCGCCGTCCTCGGCTTCGCCGTCGGTGAAGCGCAGGTGCTGCTGCTGGAGCACTTCGCCGCCTGA
- a CDS encoding Abi-alpha family protein: MSNDRPAGDDLAAFAKRAGQLAGWAARTGFEFTRKLPGVEIAEQVIKQGERQLLSELRRRLDEVDDPYHAALTAASAMNRPDANGSRPVEATITLVHTRAQLEPLRAAMAELLNHSIGFGRERAREYLYAIILRQLTPDEARILSALSDGSPFPAVDVAERTNLGGAGRFVLRNASTVGKAAGVSLPDQVPGYLTRLIGLGLVELDEEVPSLETQYEILLTDETVREAEKAVKRAKFVKRTVHISRLGAQFWQACDPSAG, from the coding sequence GTGAGCAACGATCGACCCGCCGGTGACGACCTGGCCGCTTTCGCCAAACGCGCGGGGCAGCTGGCGGGCTGGGCCGCGCGCACGGGTTTCGAATTCACCCGCAAGCTCCCCGGCGTCGAAATCGCGGAGCAGGTCATCAAACAAGGTGAGCGGCAGCTGCTTTCGGAGCTGCGCCGCCGTCTCGACGAGGTCGACGACCCGTACCACGCCGCGCTCACCGCCGCGTCCGCGATGAACCGGCCCGACGCCAACGGTTCGCGCCCGGTCGAGGCGACCATCACCCTCGTGCACACGCGCGCCCAGCTCGAACCGCTCCGCGCGGCGATGGCCGAACTGCTGAACCACTCGATCGGTTTCGGCCGTGAGCGGGCCCGCGAGTACCTCTACGCGATCATCCTGCGGCAGCTGACGCCGGACGAGGCGCGCATCCTCTCCGCGCTTTCGGACGGCTCGCCGTTCCCCGCCGTCGACGTCGCCGAGCGGACCAACCTCGGCGGCGCCGGGCGGTTCGTGCTGCGCAACGCCTCCACCGTCGGCAAGGCCGCCGGGGTCTCGCTGCCCGACCAGGTGCCCGGCTACCTCACCAGGCTGATCGGGCTCGGCCTGGTCGAGCTGGACGAAGAGGTGCCGTCGCTGGAGACGCAGTACGAGATCCTGCTGACCGACGAGACCGTCCGCGAGGCGGAGAAGGCTGTCAAGCGGGCCAAGTTCGTCAAACGCACGGTCCACATTTCCCGGCTCGGCGCCCAGTTCTGGCAGGCCTGCGACCCGAGCGCCGGCTGA
- a CDS encoding maleylpyruvate isomerase family mycothiol-dependent enzyme → MVTMSFTRWGPPIDVLPLFAREEQALLDVLTGLDAEQWAAPTVCAGWTVHDLAAHILGDKLGRLSRDRDDYRTTAPREGERFGKFLDRINDEWVVACRRLSPEVLFAMLVDSTSQLAEMWGHADLDAIGEPVSWAGDEPAPVWLDVAREYTEFWVHQQQIREAVCVHGPLDDSEFRGPVIDTFMRALPHTLRDVGARTGRQVVYTVTGQGGGKWTAQRTPDGWSIDRVAPTSRSPLASVTTDADTFWRLCTRNPADRERVTAKGDENVCATVLGMTSIITSSSG, encoded by the coding sequence ATGGTCACCATGAGCTTCACGCGCTGGGGTCCGCCGATCGACGTCCTCCCGCTGTTCGCGCGGGAGGAGCAGGCCTTGCTGGACGTCCTCACCGGACTGGACGCGGAACAGTGGGCCGCGCCGACGGTCTGCGCGGGCTGGACGGTGCACGATCTCGCCGCCCACATCCTGGGAGACAAACTCGGTAGGCTGTCCCGCGACCGCGACGACTATCGGACGACGGCGCCCCGCGAGGGCGAACGCTTCGGGAAGTTCCTCGACCGGATCAACGACGAATGGGTGGTCGCGTGCCGTCGGCTGTCTCCCGAGGTGCTGTTCGCGATGCTGGTGGACAGCACTTCGCAACTCGCCGAGATGTGGGGTCACGCCGATCTCGACGCCATCGGCGAGCCGGTGAGCTGGGCCGGGGACGAACCGGCGCCGGTCTGGCTCGACGTCGCCCGCGAGTACACCGAGTTCTGGGTGCACCAGCAGCAGATCCGCGAGGCGGTCTGTGTACATGGGCCGCTCGACGATTCAGAGTTCCGAGGACCGGTGATCGACACGTTCATGCGGGCGCTTCCGCATACGCTGCGTGATGTCGGAGCGCGCACAGGGCGGCAGGTCGTCTACACCGTCACGGGTCAGGGCGGCGGCAAATGGACGGCGCAGCGGACCCCCGACGGCTGGTCGATCGACCGCGTCGCGCCGACGTCCCGTTCGCCGCTGGCCTCGGTGACCACGGACGCCGACACGTTCTGGCGGCTCTGCACCCGGAACCCGGCGGACCGGGAGCGGGTCACCGCCAAGGGCGACGAAAACGTTTGCGCCACCGTGCTCGGGATGACGTCGATCATCACATCGAGTAGCGGCTGA
- a CDS encoding pyridoxamine 5'-phosphate oxidase family protein: MLTVEDLEFLRRPLHGFLTVADGPVRPVWFEATGEGTVQLFTPHDSPKVRRLDGDPRASIIVAAPVGERERWVSVAGRVTVEPDGAHELAARLAERYWDLEDPAHAGELAGIQDLELLRLVIHPEKVSRYSM; the protein is encoded by the coding sequence ATGCTGACCGTCGAAGACCTCGAATTCCTCCGCCGTCCCCTGCACGGTTTCCTGACCGTCGCCGACGGGCCGGTCCGGCCGGTGTGGTTCGAAGCCACCGGCGAGGGCACGGTCCAGCTGTTCACGCCCCACGACTCGCCCAAGGTGCGGCGGCTGGACGGCGATCCCCGTGCCTCGATCATCGTGGCCGCGCCGGTGGGTGAACGTGAGCGCTGGGTTTCGGTCGCCGGCCGTGTCACGGTGGAGCCCGACGGAGCCCACGAGCTGGCCGCCCGCCTCGCCGAGCGCTACTGGGACCTCGAAGACCCGGCTCACGCAGGCGAACTCGCCGGGATCCAGGACCTGGAACTCCTCCGGCTCGTGATCCACCCGGAGAAGGTCAGCCGCTACTCGATGTGA
- a CDS encoding cupin domain-containing protein, whose amino-acid sequence MDVFSDLIRGVRSHGSLFGSSALSPPWSLRFVDGAPLTLCAVLTGAGWIVPEDGEPEPLRAGETIIVRGPGTFTFVDEVGTLAEPIACGEHCATPDQGGTRHRLGWADDPGGAETTLIVGAYPVRGEIGRPLLDALPVVVRVDAGGAGDPVLDHLAAEVAIDAPGQQVVLDRLLDWMLVCSLREWFDRPGGEPPAWWAAQRDPVVGDALRLLHAEPAAPWTVGSLAGRTGVSRSTLAKRFADLVGEPPLTYLTRWRMTLAADLLAGRESVTISDVARTVGYSDPFGFSAAFKRVRGVNPSEFRRVGPQRS is encoded by the coding sequence GTGGACGTGTTCAGTGACCTGATCCGCGGGGTGCGGTCCCACGGCTCGTTGTTCGGCAGTTCGGCCCTGTCCCCGCCCTGGTCCTTGCGTTTCGTGGACGGCGCGCCGCTGACCCTGTGCGCCGTCCTCACCGGGGCGGGCTGGATCGTGCCGGAGGACGGCGAGCCCGAACCGCTCCGCGCGGGCGAGACGATCATCGTGCGCGGCCCCGGAACCTTCACTTTCGTCGACGAGGTCGGCACTCTGGCCGAGCCGATCGCTTGCGGCGAGCACTGCGCGACACCCGACCAGGGCGGGACGCGGCATCGTCTCGGCTGGGCCGACGATCCCGGCGGCGCCGAGACGACCTTGATCGTCGGCGCGTATCCGGTCCGCGGTGAGATCGGCCGTCCGCTGCTGGACGCGCTGCCCGTCGTGGTGCGCGTGGACGCCGGAGGCGCGGGTGACCCCGTGCTGGACCATCTCGCCGCCGAGGTCGCCATCGACGCGCCGGGTCAGCAAGTGGTCCTCGACAGGCTGTTGGACTGGATGCTGGTCTGCTCGCTGCGTGAATGGTTCGACAGGCCCGGTGGCGAGCCCCCGGCGTGGTGGGCGGCCCAGCGGGATCCGGTGGTCGGCGACGCGCTGCGCCTGCTGCACGCGGAACCGGCCGCGCCGTGGACGGTCGGCTCGCTGGCCGGGCGGACAGGGGTCTCGAGGTCGACGCTGGCCAAGCGGTTCGCCGATCTGGTCGGCGAGCCACCGCTGACCTATCTGACCCGCTGGCGGATGACGCTCGCGGCGGATCTGTTGGCGGGCCGGGAATCCGTGACCATCTCGGATGTCGCCCGTACCGTCGGCTACTCCGACCCGTTCGGTTTCAGCGCGGCGTTCAAACGCGTGCGCGGCGTCAACCCGAGCGAGTTCCGGCGCGTGGGCCCTCAGCGCAGCTGA
- a CDS encoding LapA family protein: MTQPQEGAAEVPVEPVKPPEAAGGARHSGKFDAGPKLKRTRVSGTWIAVIVALVVLVFLLVFILQNQDTATVHFLGMSGSMPLAVAMLFSVIAGGALVALVGGARILQLRKQAKKSRHQLR; this comes from the coding sequence ATGACTCAGCCGCAGGAGGGTGCCGCCGAGGTTCCGGTCGAGCCCGTCAAACCACCCGAAGCCGCCGGCGGCGCGCGCCACAGCGGTAAGTTCGACGCGGGCCCGAAACTCAAGCGCACGCGGGTGAGCGGTACGTGGATCGCCGTCATCGTGGCGCTGGTCGTGCTGGTGTTCCTGCTCGTGTTCATCCTGCAGAACCAGGACACCGCCACCGTCCACTTCCTCGGCATGTCCGGCAGCATGCCGCTGGCCGTCGCGATGCTGTTCTCCGTGATCGCCGGCGGCGCGCTGGTCGCGCTCGTCGGCGGCGCCCGGATCCTGCAGTTGCGCAAGCAGGCCAAGAAGTCCCGGCATCAGCTGCGCTGA
- a CDS encoding dipeptidase, translating into MTNGDLVRAQALLETVLLADGHNDLPWELRVTTGPDPVEAVAGTDLTVRQPHLHTDFPKLAEGRLGMQFWSVYVPCQFEGHSAVTAVLEQIEIVHQMIERYPDRLAFADTADQAEAAFRDGKIASLLGAEGGHSIAESLGVLRILRRLGVRYMTLTHNYNTTWADSATDEPAHGGLTDFGRDVVREMNKIGMLVDLSHVAPSTMRAALEVSSAPVIFSHSSCVAVNDHARNIPDDVLETLAAKDGVAMVTFVPGFISPKVAEWDDQLRLDMEAAGQDYRNLDQRTKFTAERGGPEKPKASIDDVVAHIEHAREVAGVDHIGLGGDYDGVATLPEGLEDVSKYPVLFAALMERGWSDEDCAKLAGKNTLRVLRAADEVTRSDA; encoded by the coding sequence ATGACTAACGGTGACCTCGTCCGAGCCCAGGCCCTGCTCGAAACGGTGCTCCTCGCGGACGGGCACAACGATCTGCCATGGGAGCTGCGGGTCACGACCGGGCCGGATCCGGTCGAGGCCGTGGCGGGCACGGACCTCACGGTCCGCCAGCCGCATCTGCACACCGACTTCCCGAAGCTCGCCGAAGGCAGGCTCGGGATGCAGTTCTGGTCCGTCTACGTGCCTTGCCAGTTCGAGGGGCACAGCGCGGTCACCGCGGTCCTCGAACAGATCGAGATCGTGCACCAGATGATCGAGCGGTACCCCGATCGGCTCGCCTTCGCCGACACCGCCGATCAGGCCGAGGCCGCGTTCCGCGACGGCAAGATCGCTTCGCTGCTGGGCGCCGAAGGCGGCCACAGCATCGCCGAATCCCTTGGCGTGCTGAGGATCCTGCGCCGTCTCGGTGTCCGCTACATGACGCTGACGCACAACTACAACACCACCTGGGCCGACTCCGCCACCGACGAACCCGCGCACGGCGGGCTCACCGATTTCGGCCGCGACGTCGTCCGTGAGATGAACAAGATCGGCATGCTGGTCGACCTTTCGCACGTCGCGCCGAGCACGATGCGCGCCGCGCTGGAGGTCAGTTCCGCGCCGGTGATCTTCAGCCACTCCTCGTGCGTCGCGGTCAACGACCACGCCCGCAACATCCCCGACGACGTCCTGGAAACCCTGGCCGCCAAGGACGGCGTCGCGATGGTGACGTTCGTGCCGGGCTTCATCTCGCCGAAGGTCGCCGAGTGGGACGACCAGCTGCGCCTGGACATGGAAGCCGCGGGTCAGGACTACCGGAACCTCGACCAGCGCACGAAGTTCACCGCGGAGCGAGGTGGCCCGGAGAAGCCGAAGGCGAGCATCGACGACGTCGTCGCGCACATCGAGCACGCGCGCGAAGTGGCCGGAGTCGATCACATCGGCCTCGGCGGCGACTACGACGGAGTCGCGACACTGCCCGAGGGCCTCGAAGACGTGTCGAAGTACCCGGTGCTGTTCGCCGCGCTGATGGAACGCGGCTGGAGCGACGAGGATTGCGCGAAACTGGCCGGGAAGAACACCTTGCGCGTGCTGCGCGCGGCGGACGAGGTCACCCGTTCGGACGCTTGA
- a CDS encoding alpha/beta hydrolase — MKSLEHKYVEGSPDEPVLLLLHGTGGGPDDLVPLARRLSPASALLAPAGPVSEHGAPRWFRRLEEGVFDHEDVVFRANQLADFVLASRKEYGLEGRRLVAIGFSNGANIAAAVTLLRPDAVGEAALFAAMSPLPSPPRNDLSGTRVFLSNGEHDPMAPLASAETLVRDLRERSAEVVAHRHPGGHQVTGNGLVAAAGWLNP; from the coding sequence ATGAAGTCTCTAGAGCACAAGTACGTCGAGGGATCGCCGGACGAGCCGGTGCTGCTGCTCCTGCACGGCACCGGCGGCGGGCCGGACGATCTCGTGCCGCTCGCCCGCCGGCTGAGCCCGGCGTCCGCGCTGCTCGCGCCGGCCGGGCCGGTGTCGGAACACGGTGCCCCGCGGTGGTTCCGGCGGCTGGAGGAGGGCGTTTTCGATCACGAGGACGTCGTCTTCCGCGCGAACCAGCTGGCCGATTTCGTGCTCGCCTCGCGCAAGGAATACGGGCTCGAGGGCAGGCGGCTGGTCGCCATCGGGTTCTCCAACGGCGCCAACATCGCCGCCGCGGTGACCCTGCTCCGCCCGGACGCCGTCGGCGAGGCCGCGCTGTTCGCGGCGATGTCCCCGCTCCCGTCGCCGCCACGAAACGATCTGTCCGGCACGCGGGTCTTCCTGTCGAACGGTGAACACGATCCGATGGCGCCGCTGGCTTCGGCGGAGACACTCGTCCGGGACCTGCGCGAGCGGTCCGCGGAGGTCGTCGCCCACCGTCATCCCGGCGGGCACCAGGTGACCGGCAACGGTTTGGTAGCGGCCGCGGGGTGGCTCAACCCGTAG
- a CDS encoding ring-cleaving dioxygenase — protein sequence MSIKTSGLHHVTAIGGDPQRNADFYTRALGLRLVKTTVNFDDPGTYHLYYGDGSGKPGSLMTFFPWKDAPKGRHGTGQATTTSFSVPEASLGWWKRHLAESRVETSQIRNSDGEETLAFLDPDGLKLALVAHPQGDPRDPWDTKLVPAEHAIRGLHSVTLSVSKEDATAGMLTDGLGLTFEHQADNRLRFSAGEGGPGALVDVLVTPDAPRGLVAAGTVHHVAWRAPDEATQAAWRDELIDDGVNVTSILDRQYFRSIYFREPGGTLLEVATDEPGFAIDEPLLELGRALKLPPWLEPKREDIEAMLPKLDLPSENNPR from the coding sequence ATGTCGATCAAGACTTCGGGCCTGCACCACGTCACCGCCATCGGTGGCGATCCCCAGCGCAACGCGGACTTCTACACCCGGGCCCTCGGCCTGCGGCTGGTGAAGACCACCGTGAACTTCGACGACCCCGGCACGTACCACCTCTATTACGGCGACGGCTCCGGCAAACCCGGTTCGCTGATGACGTTCTTCCCGTGGAAGGACGCGCCGAAGGGCCGTCACGGCACCGGTCAGGCGACCACGACGTCGTTCTCGGTACCGGAAGCCTCGCTCGGCTGGTGGAAACGGCACCTCGCCGAGAGCCGCGTCGAGACGAGCCAGATCCGCAACTCCGACGGCGAGGAGACGCTCGCCTTCCTCGACCCGGACGGCTTGAAGCTCGCGCTCGTCGCACATCCCCAGGGCGACCCGCGCGACCCGTGGGACACGAAACTCGTCCCCGCCGAACACGCGATCCGCGGGCTGCACTCCGTCACGCTCTCGGTGTCCAAAGAGGACGCGACCGCCGGGATGCTGACCGACGGACTCGGCCTGACCTTCGAGCACCAGGCGGACAACCGCCTGCGGTTCTCCGCCGGTGAAGGCGGCCCCGGCGCGCTCGTCGACGTCCTCGTGACGCCGGACGCCCCGCGCGGTCTGGTGGCGGCGGGCACCGTGCACCACGTCGCCTGGCGCGCCCCGGACGAGGCGACCCAGGCCGCGTGGCGCGACGAGCTGATCGACGACGGCGTGAACGTGACGTCCATTTTGGACCGTCAGTACTTCCGCTCGATCTACTTCCGCGAGCCGGGCGGCACCCTGCTCGAAGTCGCGACCGACGAACCCGGGTTCGCGATCGACGAGCCGCTGCTCGAACTCGGCCGCGCGCTGAAGCTGCCGCCGTGGCTGGAGCCGAAACGCGAGGACATCGAGGCGATGCTGCCGAAGCTGGACCTCCCGAGCGAGAACAACCCGCGATGA
- a CDS encoding MarR family transcriptional regulator → MTAAEPNDDEVVTWWGLVIEGYLATQNKLMGEIAERFGLAPASFDILLRLVRSPEHRMPMTRLAVEAALSSGGFTKVADRLVAADLICRVPSPDDRRVTFAALTEHGLDVAQQAREACAEILRRIVLAPLGDDASGLAEAMRTLRTVNGA, encoded by the coding sequence GTGACAGCCGCGGAACCGAACGACGACGAAGTGGTCACGTGGTGGGGCCTGGTGATCGAGGGCTACCTGGCCACGCAGAACAAGCTGATGGGCGAGATAGCCGAACGGTTCGGCCTGGCGCCGGCGTCGTTCGACATCCTGCTGAGGCTCGTGCGATCACCTGAGCACCGGATGCCGATGACGCGGCTGGCCGTCGAGGCGGCGTTGTCCAGCGGCGGGTTCACCAAGGTCGCGGACCGGCTGGTGGCCGCGGATCTGATCTGCCGCGTGCCCAGCCCGGACGACCGCCGCGTCACGTTCGCGGCGCTCACCGAGCACGGCCTCGACGTCGCGCAGCAGGCGCGGGAGGCGTGTGCGGAGATCCTGCGGCGCATCGTTTTGGCTCCGCTGGGTGACGACGCGTCCGGCCTCGCCGAGGCCATGCGCACCTTGCGCACCGTCAACGGGGCTTGA
- a CDS encoding VOC family protein → MLTESTITTMLPVTDAERAGRFYADSLGLRRTSTGEDGTVYFEAGAGSIGLRPMPAGSQSENTALSFEVGDLAAEVRVLEDRGVRFQDFEADGIKTVGHIADLGKERAAWFTDSEGNVLCLHEVLA, encoded by the coding sequence ATGCTCACCGAATCGACGATCACGACGATGCTCCCGGTGACCGACGCCGAACGCGCCGGCCGCTTCTACGCGGATTCCCTCGGTCTGCGCCGGACTTCCACCGGCGAAGACGGGACCGTCTACTTCGAGGCGGGCGCGGGCTCGATCGGCCTGCGCCCGATGCCCGCCGGATCTCAGAGCGAGAACACCGCGCTGAGTTTCGAGGTCGGCGACCTGGCTGCCGAGGTGCGGGTGCTGGAGGACCGCGGCGTGCGGTTCCAGGACTTCGAGGCGGACGGCATCAAAACCGTCGGCCATATCGCCGACCTCGGCAAGGAACGCGCGGCCTGGTTCACCGACAGCGAGGGGAACGTCCTCTGCCTGCACGAGGTTCTCGCCTGA
- a CDS encoding benzoate-CoA ligase family protein, producing MTAAATGFNAASYLLDRHLAEGHGGKDAVVSPRRSLTYAGLAAESRRVAAGLKALGVRPEERVLFCMVDDVELLTGILGAMLAGAVAVPVSTMVTGLDLGKVLADARARVLCVSGEFAGQAAIALGLAPEVTDVVLDRAKAAELPSGVRAHDWNDLSTVDDHGFEPAPTWEDSPALWLYTSGTTGKPKGAMHRHAGIRAVCETYARGVLDTGPNDKFLSVPKLFFAYGLGNSAFFPLAAGGTTLLEPARPTPGLIAARVRAERPTLFFGVPTFYAALLASDIPDDTFASVRQAVSAGEPLPAVLYERFRDRFGVEIIDGIGSTEALHIFLSNRPRQVRPGSTGVPVPGYEVALRDEHGAPVPDGQPGELFVAGPSIATGYWARYETTKRVFQGEWLRTGDSFVRNADGSYTCLGRFNDMLKPGGIWVSPSEVEERLLQHPAVAEVAVVAAFDADGIEKPVACVVGVPGRRLDADELIEFCRSGLASFKRPRGVVELGELPKTATGKIRRNVIRELVRDMYDIQAPAPPHLVL from the coding sequence GTGACCGCTGCCGCTACCGGGTTCAACGCGGCGAGCTACCTGCTCGACAGGCATCTCGCGGAAGGGCACGGGGGGAAGGACGCGGTCGTCTCCCCGCGGCGGAGTCTCACGTACGCCGGGCTCGCGGCCGAATCCCGCCGGGTCGCGGCGGGGCTGAAGGCGCTCGGGGTCCGCCCCGAGGAGCGGGTCCTGTTCTGCATGGTCGACGACGTCGAACTGCTCACCGGGATTCTCGGCGCGATGCTGGCCGGAGCGGTCGCGGTACCCGTGTCCACCATGGTCACCGGGCTGGACCTCGGCAAGGTGCTCGCCGATGCGCGGGCGAGGGTCCTGTGCGTTTCCGGCGAGTTCGCCGGGCAGGCGGCGATCGCGCTGGGGCTGGCGCCGGAGGTCACCGACGTCGTGCTGGACAGGGCCAAGGCGGCCGAACTGCCGTCCGGGGTCCGCGCGCACGACTGGAACGATCTGTCCACAGTGGACGATCACGGTTTCGAACCGGCGCCGACCTGGGAGGACTCGCCCGCGCTCTGGCTGTACACGTCGGGGACGACGGGCAAGCCCAAGGGGGCGATGCACCGGCACGCGGGGATCCGCGCGGTCTGCGAGACGTACGCGCGCGGCGTGCTGGACACAGGCCCGAACGACAAGTTCCTTTCCGTGCCGAAGCTGTTCTTCGCCTACGGCTTGGGGAATTCGGCCTTCTTCCCGCTCGCGGCGGGCGGGACGACGCTGCTCGAACCGGCGCGGCCGACCCCGGGACTGATCGCCGCCAGGGTCCGCGCGGAGCGGCCCACGCTGTTCTTCGGAGTCCCCACCTTCTACGCGGCGCTGCTCGCCAGTGACATCCCGGACGACACGTTCGCCTCGGTGCGCCAAGCGGTTTCGGCGGGGGAACCGCTGCCCGCCGTGCTGTACGAACGGTTCCGTGACCGGTTCGGCGTCGAGATCATCGACGGGATCGGCTCGACGGAGGCGTTGCACATCTTCCTGTCCAATCGCCCGCGTCAGGTGCGCCCCGGCAGCACCGGGGTGCCGGTGCCCGGCTACGAGGTCGCCCTGCGCGACGAACACGGCGCGCCCGTGCCCGACGGGCAGCCCGGTGAGCTGTTCGTGGCCGGGCCGTCGATCGCGACGGGGTATTGGGCGCGCTACGAGACGACGAAGCGGGTCTTCCAGGGCGAATGGCTGCGGACGGGCGACAGCTTCGTACGGAACGCCGACGGGAGTTACACCTGTCTCGGGCGCTTCAACGACATGCTGAAGCCAGGCGGGATCTGGGTGTCGCCCTCCGAAGTCGAGGAGAGGCTGCTGCAGCATCCGGCGGTCGCCGAGGTCGCGGTCGTGGCCGCCTTCGACGCCGACGGCATCGAGAAACCGGTCGCGTGCGTGGTCGGCGTGCCCGGCAGGAGGCTGGACGCGGACGAGCTGATCGAGTTCTGCCGGTCCGGGCTGGCGTCGTTCAAACGGCCGCGTGGCGTCGTCGAGCTGGGCGAACTACCGAAGACGGCGACCGGGAAGATCCGGCGCAACGTCATCCGCGAACTGGTGCGGGACATGTACGACATCCAGGCTCCCGCCCCTCCGCATTTAGTCCTCTGA